Proteins encoded within one genomic window of Raineyella fluvialis:
- a CDS encoding glycerophosphodiester phosphodiesterase family protein: MSVTDLPFFAPPFVALAHRGGSTYAPNVGRENSLHAFGQAVALGYTHVETDVHVTRDGVLLAFHDDRLDRVTDGTGLIADLDHGAVTHARIGGTDPIPTLDEVLEAFPETFFNIDLKTDAAVRPLLEVINRHRAQRRVNVASFSSRRLRDFRRLAGEQLSTAVSPAGIAWTRIVPVLPRLVAAPGNVLQLPHWASLPLALASGGPRAMVGALAGDDVRGDQFRVVTRALVDTAHAAGKKVHVWTIDDPGEMGELIDLGVDGLVSDRIDVLKDVLSERGLWYGRQ; the protein is encoded by the coding sequence ATGTCCGTCACCGACCTGCCCTTCTTCGCCCCGCCGTTCGTGGCCCTGGCGCACCGTGGAGGATCCACGTACGCCCCCAACGTCGGGCGGGAGAACAGCCTCCATGCGTTCGGACAGGCCGTGGCCCTCGGCTACACGCATGTCGAGACCGATGTCCACGTGACGCGGGACGGGGTCCTGCTGGCGTTCCACGACGACCGTCTCGACCGGGTGACTGACGGCACCGGGCTCATCGCCGACCTGGACCACGGTGCGGTGACGCACGCGCGGATCGGCGGCACCGACCCGATCCCGACCCTCGACGAGGTCCTCGAAGCCTTCCCCGAGACCTTCTTCAACATCGACCTCAAGACGGACGCCGCGGTCCGGCCCCTGCTCGAGGTGATCAACCGGCACCGGGCCCAGCGACGGGTCAACGTCGCCTCCTTCTCGAGCCGACGGCTGCGCGACTTCCGCCGCCTCGCCGGGGAGCAGCTCTCGACAGCGGTCAGTCCCGCGGGCATCGCCTGGACGCGCATCGTGCCGGTCCTCCCCCGGCTGGTGGCGGCGCCCGGCAACGTCCTGCAGCTCCCGCACTGGGCTTCCTTGCCGCTGGCGCTCGCCTCCGGAGGACCGCGCGCCATGGTCGGTGCCCTGGCCGGGGACGACGTCCGCGGTGACCAGTTCCGCGTGGTCACCCGCGCGCTGGTGGATACCGCGCATGCCGCGGGCAAGAAGGTGCACGTGTGGACCATCGATGACCCGGGTGAGATGGGTGAGCTCATCGACCTCGGCGTCGACGGACTGGTGAGTGATCGGATCGACGTCCTCAAGGACGTCCTGAGCGAGCGGGGGCTGTGGTATGGCCGGCAGTGA